In Miscanthus floridulus cultivar M001 chromosome 5, ASM1932011v1, whole genome shotgun sequence, one genomic interval encodes:
- the LOC136454400 gene encoding uncharacterized mitochondrial protein AtMg00810-like has product MGFKQSAHEVAVYRQGNRCNVLLVDVYVDDLIITDVEEQKVDVLKVQMKKAFDMSDLGLLYFYLNIKVRQDTTGIALHQTHYAKRILELSGMIGCNLTHTPMEEKLKLSWESMVEEVDPTHYRRLIGSLRYLIHTQPDIAFVVRYMSRFIERLTIEHLQAVKRILSYVAGTLNYGLHCGRAPNTAQFVGYCDSDPADDVDTSKSTTETMYFLGDCLVSW; this is encoded by the coding sequence ATGGGCTTCAAGCAGAGCGCACATGAGGTGGCAGTGTACCGACAGGGCAACAGATGCAACGTTCTACTAGTCGACGTCTACGTTGATGATCTCATCATCACCGACGTTGAAGAGCAGAAGGTGGATGTGTTGAAGGTGCAGATGAAGAAGGcgttcgacatgagcgacctcggcctcCTCTACTTCTACCTCAACATCAAAGTGCGCCAGGACACTACCGGGATCGCCCTCCACCAAACCCACTACGCCAAGCGCATCCTCGAACTAAGCGGCATGATAGGCTGCAATCTGACTCACACCCCGATGGAGGAGAAGCTCAAGCTAAGTTGGGAGAGCATGGTGGAGGAGGTCGATCCAACCCATTACCGGCGGTTGATCGGGAGCTTGCGCTACCTGATACATACCCAGCCGGACATCGCGTTCGTCGTCAGGTACATGAGTCGGTTCATAGAGCGGCTGACGATAGAGCATTTGCAGGCCGTCAAGCGAATCCTGAGCTATGTGGCAGGCACCCTCAACTACGGTCTTCACTGTGGAAGGGCCCCCAACACGGCACAGTTCGTCGGTTACTGCGACAGCGACCCCGCCGACGATGTGGATACCAGCAAGAGCACAACCGAGACGATGTACTTCCTCGGTGATTGCTTGGTCAGCTGGTAG